A genomic stretch from Dissulfurispira thermophila includes:
- a CDS encoding glycogen synthase translates to MTIAIITSEAVPFSKTGGLADVTGALFKEYLKMGIEAFLFVPLYKKTWEMFKERITDTGIEFDIPLGKATRKCKVFSALSNVFFISNEAYFGRDELYGTPYGDYPDNDQRFSFFSKSVLEAFKRLNIAVDVIHCNDWQTGLIPLYLKTIYSKADVFRKTISVITIHNLGYQGIFPPQTMDITGLGWEFFNMEAVEFYGNVNFLKAGIVGADIITTVSMTYAKEILTSKSGFGLDGILRKRADRIFGILNGIDYDEWNPSADRFLPYTYDRNRLSGKRKCKLKLIKHCTLDNVDAPLLSFVGRLSSQKGIDIFADAIPDIVAKGVNIVILGKGEDYFHKLLDSIKKQFAERIFFYSGFDEAIAHIVYAGSDMFLMPSRYEPCGLGQMIAMRYGTIPIGRRTGGLTDTIEDGETGFLFDEYSSSSLISCINRALKVYEDKGVWQRMIKNAMDRDFSWQRSAARYLKLYREFSRR, encoded by the coding sequence ATGACAATCGCTATAATAACATCAGAGGCTGTCCCTTTTTCAAAAACAGGGGGGCTTGCTGATGTAACAGGCGCTCTTTTTAAGGAATACTTAAAAATGGGGATAGAGGCTTTTTTATTTGTTCCGCTCTATAAGAAGACATGGGAGATGTTCAAGGAACGGATAACTGATACTGGCATAGAGTTTGACATCCCTCTTGGAAAAGCCACAAGAAAGTGTAAGGTGTTTTCCGCCCTATCCAATGTTTTTTTTATAAGCAATGAAGCATATTTTGGCAGGGATGAGCTTTATGGAACTCCATATGGCGATTATCCTGATAATGACCAGAGATTTTCATTTTTTTCTAAAAGTGTTCTCGAGGCATTTAAAAGGTTGAATATAGCTGTTGATGTCATACATTGTAATGACTGGCAAACAGGACTTATCCCGCTTTATTTAAAGACTATTTATAGCAAAGCAGATGTATTTAGAAAAACAATATCTGTCATAACCATACATAATCTGGGTTATCAAGGAATATTTCCACCGCAGACAATGGATATAACAGGACTTGGTTGGGAGTTTTTTAATATGGAAGCAGTGGAGTTTTACGGCAATGTAAACTTTCTTAAGGCAGGTATAGTTGGAGCAGACATTATTACTACTGTGAGCATGACTTATGCAAAAGAAATACTGACTTCAAAATCAGGTTTTGGACTTGATGGCATACTGAGAAAGAGGGCAGACCGCATATTCGGCATACTCAATGGCATAGACTATGATGAGTGGAATCCTTCTGCTGATAGATTCCTTCCATATACTTATGACAGAAATAGGCTATCTGGAAAGAGAAAGTGTAAACTAAAGTTAATAAAGCATTGCACCTTGGATAATGTTGATGCACCTTTATTGTCATTTGTGGGTAGGCTCTCCAGTCAGAAAGGGATAGATATATTTGCAGATGCAATTCCTGATATAGTTGCAAAGGGTGTAAATATTGTTATACTTGGAAAAGGAGAGGATTATTTTCATAAACTGCTTGACTCTATAAAAAAACAATTTGCTGAAAGGATTTTTTTCTACTCAGGATTTGATGAAGCTATAGCACACATTGTATATGCTGGCTCGGATATGTTCCTCATGCCTTCGAGATATGAGCCTTGCGGTCTGGGGCAGATGATAGCAATGCGCTATGGAACAATACCTATAGGGAGAAGGACAGGAGGGCTTACAGATACCATAGAGGATGGAGAGACAGGTTTTCTTTTTGATGAATATTCTTCATCAAGTCTTATAAGCTGCATAAATAGAGCGTTAAAGGTTTATGAAGATAAGGGAGTGTGGCAAAGAATGATAAAAAATGCTATGGACAGAGATTTTTCATGGCAGAGATCTGCTGCCCGCTATCTAAAACTTTACAGGGAATTCAGCAGGAGATAG
- the galT gene encoding galactose-1-phosphate uridylyltransferase, with translation MPELRKDPISGRWVIISVERGKRPTDFISPSQKRKAGGFCPFCPGNEHTTPPEIIAFRPASTPPNSPGWTLRVLPNKFPALQIHGDLNKRGEGVFDMMNGIGAHEVIIETPDHQLSLSTMSQRAVEDVLWAYYFRLTDLKKDIRFKYVLIFKNEGEVAGASLEHSHSQLIALPIVPKTVREEMESSKKYYDSKERCIFCDIISQELDSGKRVIYENDRYVALSPFAPRDPFETWILPKNHESYFYPPDKSFASLAEILQRILKQIDKVLDMPPYNFILHTSPFKEEMNDYYHWHLEILPRLTRRAGFEWGSGFFINPTPPEEATKFLREAKI, from the coding sequence ATGCCTGAATTAAGAAAAGACCCTATATCTGGGAGATGGGTAATCATATCGGTTGAGAGAGGGAAAAGACCTACAGACTTTATATCACCCTCACAAAAAAGAAAGGCCGGTGGATTTTGTCCTTTCTGCCCTGGCAATGAACATACAACACCGCCTGAGATTATAGCTTTTAGACCTGCAAGTACACCCCCGAATTCTCCGGGATGGACACTCAGGGTATTGCCAAATAAATTCCCTGCACTTCAGATACATGGAGACCTTAATAAAAGGGGCGAAGGGGTGTTTGATATGATGAATGGTATCGGCGCTCATGAAGTAATTATAGAAACACCTGACCATCAGTTATCTCTCTCTACGATGTCACAGCGTGCGGTGGAAGATGTGCTATGGGCATATTATTTCAGACTGACGGATTTAAAGAAGGACATAAGGTTTAAGTATGTTCTGATTTTCAAAAATGAAGGCGAAGTTGCTGGAGCATCTCTTGAACACAGTCACAGTCAGCTGATAGCTCTGCCGATTGTCCCAAAAACTGTAAGGGAGGAAATGGAATCATCGAAGAAATATTACGATAGCAAAGAACGTTGTATATTCTGCGACATAATCAGCCAGGAACTGGATTCAGGGAAAAGGGTTATATATGAAAATGATAGGTATGTAGCACTTTCTCCCTTTGCACCAAGAGATCCTTTCGAAACATGGATATTGCCAAAAAATCATGAGTCTTATTTTTATCCACCTGATAAAAGCTTTGCAAGCCTTGCAGAGATATTACAGAGAATTCTCAAACAGATAGACAAAGTTCTTGACATGCCTCCATACAATTTTATACTTCATACTTCTCCATTTAAAGAAGAGATGAATGACTATTATCACTGGCATCTTGAGATTCTTCCGAGACTCACAAGGAGAGCAGGCTTTGAATGGGGCTCGGGATTTTTTATTAATCCCACTCCTCCAGAAGAAGCAACAAAATTTCTCAGGGAAGCAAAGATATAA
- a CDS encoding ribonuclease Z, producing MKPSFHARPVNGPFEDPCVYVRILREKRALLFDLGYIGRLELGNLLKITDIFVTHMHMDHFAGFDIILRNILRRAIPLRIFGPENITSCVEGKLKGYTWNLIKDYPLKIEVFEIKDNSILQTNFYAENAFEKIVHDEKKFNGILIDDPLFKATGLILSHQIPVMAFSLEEDFHININKAMIEDRKLPVGPWLSSLKKAIREKQKSENRSQKTEKKIFEISNKVYSLEELMDIATITKGQKISYVMDISPVDENVEKIIPFVRDSDILFCEAYFLEKDRDRAEERHHLTAAIAGRIAREANVGSLEIMHFSPKYRHCIDELYNEAMREFRG from the coding sequence ATGAAACCAAGTTTTCATGCAAGACCTGTCAACGGACCGTTTGAGGACCCGTGCGTTTATGTAAGAATCTTGAGAGAAAAAAGGGCTTTACTCTTTGACTTAGGATATATAGGAAGACTCGAACTCGGCAATCTCTTAAAGATAACAGATATTTTTGTAACCCATATGCATATGGATCACTTTGCAGGATTCGATATTATCTTAAGAAATATCCTTCGAAGAGCTATTCCCCTTAGAATTTTTGGACCTGAAAATATAACCTCATGTGTAGAAGGAAAATTAAAAGGATATACATGGAATTTGATAAAAGATTATCCCTTAAAAATAGAAGTCTTTGAAATAAAGGACAACTCAATATTACAAACAAATTTTTATGCTGAAAATGCATTTGAAAAAATAGTGCATGATGAGAAAAAATTTAATGGGATACTTATAGACGATCCACTATTTAAAGCAACAGGGCTTATCTTATCTCACCAGATCCCTGTTATGGCTTTCTCTTTAGAAGAAGATTTTCATATAAACATTAACAAAGCTATGATAGAAGATAGAAAATTGCCTGTTGGCCCATGGCTGTCAAGTCTGAAAAAAGCAATCAGGGAAAAGCAGAAGTCAGAAAACAGAAGTCAGAAGACAGAAAAAAAGATATTTGAGATAAGCAATAAAGTTTACAGTCTGGAGGAGTTAATGGATATTGCCACAATCACAAAGGGACAAAAAATATCTTATGTAATGGATATTTCTCCTGTGGATGAAAATGTCGAAAAGATAATTCCTTTTGTAAGGGACTCTGACATATTATTCTGCGAGGCATATTTCTTAGAAAAGGACCGTGATAGGGCTGAGGAAAGACACCACCTTACAGCAGCCATTGCAGGAAGGATCGCAAGGGAGGCAAATGTAGGAAGCCTCGAAATCATGCACTTTTCTCCAAAGTATAGGCATTGTATAGATGAGTTATATAATGAGGCAATGAGGGAGTTTAGGGGATGA
- the bioA gene encoding adenosylmethionine--8-amino-7-oxononanoate transaminase yields the protein MNYLEEIKKLEELDKKYIWHPFTQMKDWLEEKPIIITEGRDCFIKDIHGKWYIDGVSSIWVNIHGHRKKEIDDAIKKQLDKIAHSTLLGLANIPSIKLAEKLIQIAPKPLAFKSRHFALTKVFYSDNGSTAVEVALKMAFQYWIHKGVKNKHSFLSLKNAYHGDTIGAMSVGGIDIFHKTFEPLFFKTFKAPSPYCYRCELEKTPSECSFECLTEMEDILEKHSDKIAAVIVEPIVQAAGGMIVWPEGYLKRVRELCNKHNVLLIADEIATGFGRTGKMFACEHEDVVPDIMCLSKGITNGYMPLAATLSTDEIYDTFLGEFKDLKTFFHGHSYTGNPLACAAAIASIDLFEKEGTLKSIQPKIALLEKKLKEIADLPNVGNVRNKGLIAGIELVRDKFSKEPYPWEEKIGWKVAYKAREDGVLIRPLGNIIVVMPPLAISVENLNRLMNVIKKAILSVTNN from the coding sequence ATGAACTATCTTGAAGAGATAAAAAAATTAGAGGAATTAGATAAAAAATATATCTGGCATCCATTTACACAGATGAAAGACTGGCTCGAGGAAAAACCGATAATAATAACAGAGGGAAGAGATTGTTTTATAAAAGATATTCATGGTAAATGGTATATTGACGGTGTTTCATCGATATGGGTAAATATTCACGGACATAGGAAAAAAGAGATAGATGATGCAATAAAAAAACAGCTTGACAAAATAGCACACTCTACCCTGCTCGGACTTGCTAATATACCATCAATCAAACTGGCAGAAAAGCTTATCCAGATTGCACCAAAACCTTTAGCCTTTAAGTCTCGACATTTTGCCTTAACTAAGGTTTTTTATTCTGACAATGGTTCCACTGCTGTTGAAGTTGCTTTAAAAATGGCATTTCAATACTGGATTCATAAAGGTGTAAAGAACAAGCATTCATTCTTATCACTAAAAAATGCATACCATGGAGATACCATTGGTGCAATGAGTGTTGGGGGTATTGACATATTCCACAAAACATTTGAACCACTGTTTTTCAAGACATTCAAAGCACCTTCCCCTTATTGTTACAGATGTGAATTAGAAAAAACTCCTTCAGAGTGTTCTTTTGAATGCCTTACAGAAATGGAAGACATATTAGAAAAGCATTCAGACAAAATTGCTGCTGTTATTGTTGAACCCATTGTTCAGGCAGCAGGCGGAATGATTGTATGGCCAGAAGGATATTTAAAAAGAGTGAGAGAGCTTTGCAATAAACATAATGTGCTACTAATTGCTGATGAAATAGCAACAGGCTTTGGCAGGACAGGAAAGATGTTTGCGTGCGAACATGAAGATGTAGTACCTGATATTATGTGTCTATCAAAAGGCATAACAAATGGCTATATGCCATTGGCTGCCACGCTGTCAACAGATGAGATTTATGATACATTTTTAGGCGAATTTAAGGATCTAAAAACCTTCTTTCACGGGCATTCTTATACAGGTAATCCTTTAGCATGCGCTGCTGCGATTGCAAGTATTGATTTGTTTGAAAAAGAAGGGACTTTAAAAAGCATACAGCCAAAAATTGCACTCCTTGAAAAAAAATTGAAAGAGATCGCTGATTTACCGAATGTAGGCAATGTAAGAAACAAAGGTCTCATTGCAGGCATTGAACTTGTAAGAGACAAATTCTCAAAAGAGCCTTATCCATGGGAAGAAAAAATAGGATGGAAGGTTGCTTACAAAGCAAGGGAAGATGGGGTTTTGATAAGGCCGTTAGGCAATATAATCGTTGTAATGCCTCCGCTTGCAATCAGTGTGGAAAATCTCAACCGCTTGATGAATGTGATAAAAAAGGCTATACTTTCGGTAACAAATAATTAG
- a CDS encoding LysM peptidoglycan-binding domain-containing protein yields the protein MKIYTSNNLFRFLVISVLALFPAILFAGEYIIKKGDTLWDISEEKMRDPFLWKKLWKANPHIKNPDLIFPGQKLNIPRDVVENKKEGIQEEIGVVPKKTEGNIIPVKVMPKTIPAQKKNYLTSKEILLQGGYISDDVKSIGKIYGSSQKKTLLGRGDYVCIETEKPTHINDKFYILNQPEKVIHPVTEDHIGYLIRIKGIIEVVGEDNGNKKALVIESYNEITIDDMLITFYPVESPIEPDKQRRPAVTGYIIKLWDKYNMSSAGSIVYLDKGALDGIEIGDMFNVFSSEKPHIPLGTIQVITTKDKTSVALLKKAFSEVKAGDLFRN from the coding sequence ATGAAGATTTATACATCAAATAATCTTTTCAGGTTTCTTGTCATTTCAGTTCTCGCTCTATTTCCAGCCATACTTTTTGCGGGCGAATACATCATAAAAAAGGGCGATACTTTATGGGACATATCTGAAGAGAAAATGAGAGATCCATTCCTTTGGAAAAAACTCTGGAAGGCAAACCCGCACATTAAAAATCCTGATCTTATTTTTCCGGGGCAGAAACTAAATATTCCGAGAGATGTTGTAGAAAATAAAAAAGAGGGAATACAGGAAGAAATTGGAGTTGTGCCAAAAAAAACAGAGGGAAACATAATCCCTGTAAAAGTCATGCCAAAAACAATACCAGCACAAAAGAAAAATTATCTCACCTCAAAGGAAATTCTCTTACAGGGTGGTTACATCTCTGATGATGTAAAAAGTATAGGTAAAATATATGGGTCGTCTCAGAAAAAAACACTTCTTGGTCGAGGAGATTATGTATGCATAGAAACTGAAAAACCAACACACATAAATGATAAATTTTACATCTTAAACCAACCCGAAAAAGTAATACATCCTGTAACAGAGGACCACATTGGTTATCTGATTAGAATCAAAGGAATAATAGAAGTTGTTGGAGAAGACAATGGAAATAAGAAGGCATTAGTCATTGAATCTTATAATGAAATTACAATTGATGATATGCTTATAACTTTTTATCCTGTAGAGTCACCCATAGAGCCTGATAAACAAAGAAGGCCAGCAGTCACTGGATATATTATAAAGCTGTGGGATAAATATAATATGAGTAGTGCAGGCAGTATAGTTTATCTCGATAAAGGGGCATTGGATGGCATTGAAATCGGCGATATGTTCAATGTTTTCTCAAGTGAAAAGCCACATATTCCACTTGGAACAATTCAAGTAATAACTACCAAAGATAAGACTTCTGTGGCTTTATTAAAAAAGGCATTTAGTGAAGTCAAGGCGGGCGATTTATTCAGAAATTAA